In the genome of Corynebacterium glucuronolyticum DSM 44120, the window GTTTTCAGTTCTCGGAGGAGCTGCGGTGCAATATGGCCAATGACGGAGATGAAGCCCGTTGCCCCCACGGCCAACCATGGGAGATTGAGTGCATCATCGCCGGAATAGTACTCCAGACCTGTGTCCGGAATGAGCGAGGCGGCAGACGCAAGATCGCCCTTCGCTTCCTTCATCCCCTTGATATGGGGGTGCGCGGCCAATGCCCGAATAGTATCCGGCTTAATGGGGATACCAGAGCGACCCGGAATATCATACAGGATGACCGGCAGTTCTGTCGCATCGGCTACGGCCGTGAAGTGCTGGATGAGCCCCTCCTGGCTCGGCTTGGAGTAGTACGGGGTAACCACAAGCAGCCCGTCGGCACCCGCATCGGCGGATCGTTTAGCCAGGTCAATAGATGAGCGAGTGTTATTCGTACCCGCGCCGGCGACGATCGTTGCCCGATCCCCCACCTCGTCTTTTACCGCACGGATAAGGGCTACCTTTTCCTCTGCCGTTGTCGTGGGGGACTCACCCGTTGTGCCGTTGAGGATGAGCGCATCGCATCCGCCATCGACCAGCCTGGCGGAAAGTTCCCGGGCCACCTTTTCATTCAACTCGCCGTCCGCTGTAAACGGGGTGACCATGGCCACGCCGACTGTTCCGAATGTATTGCTCATCAGCACTCCTTTAAATAAATTTTAGAAATCCGTTACGTAGGGACTCGTTGCCATCTCGGATCCGTCCGACAGGCGGGTTACCTCAAAATCCCCAAACACGACGGGACACTCCTTAGCAAGTATTTTTAAACATTCCACGGCGAGAGTGCGTATTTCCTTATCGGCGTGTTCCGTCGC includes:
- the dapA gene encoding 4-hydroxy-tetrahydrodipicolinate synthase, which encodes MSNTFGTVGVAMVTPFTADGELNEKVARELSARLVDGGCDALILNGTTGESPTTTAEEKVALIRAVKDEVGDRATIVAGAGTNNTRSSIDLAKRSADAGADGLLVVTPYYSKPSQEGLIQHFTAVADATELPVILYDIPGRSGIPIKPDTIRALAAHPHIKGMKEAKGDLASAASLIPDTGLEYYSGDDALNLPWLAVGATGFISVIGHIAPQLLRELKTSFEAGDLARAREINATLAPLYAAQGKLGGVSLSKAALQLQGIEAGDPRLPQVALQPQQVEELRLELEKGGFL